One segment of Streptosporangium brasiliense DNA contains the following:
- a CDS encoding TIGR00730 family Rossman fold protein, with the protein MKKTRPERRQGGAVVRGDLVSESTHDQRLLDRRGPADWLHMDPWRVMRIQAEFVEGFGQLAELPQAVTVFGSARTPEGTPEYELGVQIGRKLSEAGYAVITGGGPGCMEAANRGAREAGGVSVGLGIELPFEQHLNEYVDLGIEFRYFFVRKTMFVKYACGFIALPGGFGTMDELFEALTLVQTRKVTSFPVVLMGTEFWGGLIGWIKDTLVSSGKISPADLDLVHLTDDVDEAVRIIADADRNRAERLREEQRAARNTVGDAQ; encoded by the coding sequence ATGAAGAAGACACGTCCGGAACGCCGTCAGGGAGGCGCCGTGGTCCGCGGCGACCTCGTCTCCGAATCCACTCATGACCAGCGGCTTCTCGACCGCCGGGGGCCCGCCGACTGGCTGCACATGGACCCGTGGCGGGTGATGCGCATCCAGGCGGAGTTCGTGGAGGGCTTCGGCCAGCTCGCCGAGCTGCCTCAGGCGGTGACCGTCTTCGGGTCCGCCCGGACCCCCGAGGGCACCCCCGAGTACGAGCTGGGCGTCCAGATCGGCCGGAAACTCTCCGAGGCGGGCTACGCCGTGATCACCGGCGGCGGGCCCGGCTGCATGGAGGCGGCCAACAGGGGGGCCAGGGAGGCGGGCGGGGTCTCCGTCGGCCTGGGCATCGAGCTCCCCTTCGAGCAGCACCTGAACGAGTACGTGGACCTCGGCATCGAGTTCCGCTACTTCTTCGTCCGCAAGACCATGTTCGTGAAGTACGCCTGCGGCTTCATCGCGCTGCCGGGCGGTTTCGGCACGATGGACGAGCTGTTCGAGGCGCTGACGCTGGTCCAGACGCGCAAGGTCACCTCCTTCCCCGTGGTGCTGATGGGCACGGAGTTCTGGGGCGGGCTGATCGGCTGGATCAAGGACACCCTCGTGTCCAGCGGCAAGATCTCCCCGGCGGACCTGGACCTCGTCCACCTCACCGACGACGTGGACGAGGCCGTGCGGATCATCGCCGACGCCGACCGGAACAGGGCCGAGCGGCTCAGGGAGGAGCAGCGGGCGGCCCGGAACACGGTCGGCGACGCACAATAG
- a CDS encoding TIGR00730 family Rossman fold protein: MFICVFLASSQKIDQKYLTLAEEVGTELAGRGHTLVSGGAKVSCMGAVARATRAGGGRTIGVIPQALVDIEVADEDSDELVVTTDMRERKGVMDARSDAFLVLPGGIGTLEELFEIWTARTIGLHDKPLVLLDPWGVYAPLKTLVERMHEEGFTRPNVFDAISWTTTVEEAFQHLEKRTTHLVPSAEELGEATAG; the protein is encoded by the coding sequence GTGTTCATATGTGTATTCCTGGCATCGAGTCAGAAGATCGATCAGAAGTATCTGACCCTGGCCGAGGAGGTCGGCACCGAGCTGGCCGGCCGCGGGCACACGCTGGTGAGCGGCGGGGCCAAGGTGTCCTGCATGGGCGCGGTGGCCCGGGCGACACGCGCGGGCGGAGGCCGGACCATCGGGGTGATCCCGCAGGCCCTGGTGGACATCGAGGTCGCCGACGAAGACTCCGACGAGCTGGTCGTCACCACCGACATGCGTGAGCGCAAGGGCGTCATGGACGCCCGCTCCGACGCCTTCCTGGTGCTGCCCGGCGGCATCGGGACGCTTGAGGAGCTGTTCGAGATCTGGACGGCGCGGACGATCGGCCTGCACGACAAGCCGCTGGTGCTGCTGGACCCATGGGGTGTCTACGCGCCGCTGAAGACCCTGGTCGAGCGGATGCACGAGGAGGGCTTCACCCGGCCGAACGTCTTCGACGCGATCTCCTGGACCACCACGGTCGAGGAGGCGTTCCAGCACCTGGAGAAGAGGACCACGCACCTGGTGCCGAGCGCCGAGGAGCTAGGCGAGGCCACGGCGGGTTAG
- a CDS encoding DNA-3-methyladenine glycosylase I — protein sequence MTGHTQPVRCGWVSSAPEYIAYHDEEWGRRVEGDDRVFERLTLEAFQSGLSWITILRKRENFRAAFAGFSIPAVAAFGDSDVDRLLADTGIVRNRAKIEATVANARAALEVDLSDLVWRHADPDSTMPKTLADVPAQTPGSKALAKELKSRGFRFVGPTTAYALMQAIGLVNDHLADCWVRDSCR from the coding sequence ATGACCGGGCACACGCAGCCCGTCCGCTGCGGCTGGGTGAGCTCGGCCCCCGAATACATCGCCTACCACGACGAGGAGTGGGGCCGCAGGGTCGAGGGCGACGACCGCGTGTTCGAGCGGCTCACCCTGGAGGCGTTCCAGTCCGGCCTGTCGTGGATCACGATCCTGCGCAAGCGGGAGAACTTCCGGGCCGCCTTCGCCGGGTTCTCGATCCCGGCCGTGGCGGCCTTCGGCGACTCCGACGTCGACCGCCTGCTGGCCGACACCGGGATCGTCCGCAACCGGGCCAAGATCGAGGCCACGGTCGCCAACGCGCGCGCCGCCCTGGAGGTCGACCTGTCCGACCTCGTCTGGCGCCACGCCGACCCCGACTCCACCATGCCGAAGACCCTGGCGGACGTGCCGGCCCAGACCCCCGGCTCCAAGGCGCTCGCCAAGGAGCTCAAGTCCCGTGGCTTCCGGTTCGTCGGCCCCACCACCGCCTACGCGCTGATGCAGGCCATCGGGCTGGTCAACGACCATCTGGCCGACTGCTGGGTGCGCGACTCCTGCCGGTGA
- a CDS encoding enoyl-CoA hydratase-related protein — MNDVLYSVDDAVATITIDRPEAMNSLTERAKAGLLEALTMASQAYSVRAVVLTGAGRAFCAGQDLNEHAANLEAGRGLNDTVRTRYNPIIRTITEMGKPVVAAVNGVAAGAGASLAFACDLRIAADRAKFAMAFTAIGLAPDSGASWTLQRLVGPARAAELLLLGEPFDAARALELGVVSKVVPADELAAAARALAVRLAQGPTSAYAATKRALEYAASSSLADALTMEADLQDACAKTGDHLKATRAFLNKERPVFEGR; from the coding sequence TTGAACGACGTTCTCTACTCCGTCGACGACGCCGTCGCCACCATCACCATCGACCGGCCGGAGGCGATGAACTCGCTGACCGAACGGGCGAAGGCCGGCCTCCTTGAGGCGCTGACCATGGCCTCGCAGGCCTACAGCGTGCGGGCGGTGGTGCTGACGGGGGCGGGCCGGGCCTTCTGCGCGGGCCAGGACCTGAACGAGCACGCCGCCAACCTGGAGGCGGGCCGCGGCCTGAACGACACCGTGCGCACGCGCTACAACCCGATCATCCGCACCATCACCGAGATGGGCAAGCCGGTCGTCGCGGCGGTGAACGGCGTCGCCGCGGGCGCGGGCGCTTCCCTGGCCTTCGCCTGCGACCTGCGGATCGCCGCCGACAGGGCGAAGTTCGCGATGGCCTTCACCGCCATCGGCCTGGCCCCCGACTCCGGCGCCTCCTGGACGCTGCAGCGCCTGGTCGGCCCGGCCCGCGCGGCCGAGCTCCTGCTGCTCGGCGAGCCCTTCGACGCGGCCCGCGCGCTGGAGCTCGGGGTCGTCTCCAAGGTCGTCCCCGCCGACGAGCTGGCCGCCGCGGCCCGCGCGCTGGCCGTACGGCTGGCGCAGGGTCCGACGAGCGCCTACGCCGCCACCAAGCGCGCCCTGGAGTATGCCGCCAGCAGCTCCCTGGCCGACGCCCTGACCATGGAGGCCGACCTCCAGGACGCCTGCGCCAAGACCGGCGACCACCTGAAGGCCACCCGCGCCTTCCTCAACAAGGAGCGTCCCGTCTTCGAGGGTCGCTAG
- a CDS encoding PaaX family transcriptional regulator: MNARAALFDLYGDHLRSRGGRASVAALVRLLAPLDIAAPAVRTAVSRMVRQGWLVPARLPQGPGYEVTPKCVRRLDETASRIYRVGTITWTGRWHVLVVEPVRERPRRDRLKADLAFLGYAPLSETTWIGPRPSPELGPLLAAEDVRADRFDAMLDGDPRALVARTWDLDGIGAAYEKWLAQAVDLIDALPRDAADDQVFATRSRLLHGWRNFLFRDPGLPADLLPPDWPGEKARAYFEQEAARLLPRAAAFVDRHLTDP, translated from the coding sequence GTGAACGCCCGCGCCGCTCTGTTCGATCTGTACGGGGACCACCTGCGGTCCCGGGGCGGTCGCGCGTCCGTAGCCGCCCTCGTGCGGCTGCTCGCACCTCTGGATATCGCCGCTCCCGCCGTCCGCACCGCCGTCTCGCGGATGGTACGGCAGGGCTGGCTGGTCCCCGCCCGCCTGCCCCAGGGCCCCGGCTACGAGGTCACCCCCAAGTGCGTGCGCCGTCTCGACGAGACGGCGTCGAGAATTTACCGAGTTGGGACGATCACCTGGACGGGCCGGTGGCACGTGCTCGTGGTCGAGCCGGTGCGCGAGCGGCCCCGGCGCGACCGGCTCAAGGCCGACCTCGCCTTCCTCGGATACGCCCCGCTGTCGGAGACGACCTGGATAGGCCCGCGCCCCTCCCCCGAGCTCGGCCCGCTCCTGGCCGCCGAGGACGTCCGCGCCGACCGGTTCGACGCGATGCTCGACGGCGACCCCAGGGCGCTGGTCGCCCGGACGTGGGACCTTGACGGCATCGGCGCGGCCTACGAGAAGTGGCTGGCCCAGGCGGTCGACCTGATCGACGCGCTGCCCCGCGACGCCGCCGACGACCAGGTGTTCGCCACCCGCAGCAGGCTGCTGCACGGCTGGCGCAACTTCCTGTTCCGCGACCCCGGGCTCCCCGCCGACCTCCTGCCGCCTGACTGGCCCGGTGAGAAGGCCAGAGCATACTTCGAGCAGGAGGCGGCCCGGCTGCTCCCCCGCGCCGCCGCGTTCGTCGACCGCCATCTCACCGATCCGTAG
- a CDS encoding DUF3117 domain-containing protein — translation MAAMKPRTGDGPLEVVKEGRGIVMRVPLEGGGRLVVELSADEASALGEELKKVVV, via the coding sequence ATGGCGGCTATGAAGCCGAGGACCGGTGATGGTCCGCTGGAGGTCGTCAAAGAAGGCAGGGGAATCGTCATGCGGGTCCCTCTGGAGGGTGGCGGCCGGCTCGTCGTCGAACTCTCGGCAGACGAAGCCAGTGCCCTTGGTGAGGAATTGAAGAAGGTCGTCGTCTGA
- a CDS encoding leucyl aminopeptidase, whose amino-acid sequence MPISPYSLLPRTPYGQGLSAGAVSREGGGAESPAAEDARLLAVPFGADLAPEVELPLPAAALLAHYEAKGEAGEIVDVPVANGDAVGRVLLYGVGDGSATALRKAGAAVARRGKGKDAIRVVLPEGPVAAFVEGALLATYTFRIGEAKSTPVALVEFVGDGAEAEIARGEVVARAVALARDLANMPSSVKTPAWLAERALEQGVTAKVWDEQELRSGGFGGIVAVGQGSVSPPRLIQLSYEPEDATGHVVLVGKGITYDTGGLSLKPTEGMKFMKTDMAGGAVVIAVLGALASLGVRVRVTGLIAAAENSFSGTAQRPSDVITQYGGRTVEVLNTDAEGRLVMADALAYADAELDPDVMVDIATLTGAIAIALGKDLGAVFASDDDLAAELTAAGESTGERLWRMPLIDDYVPALDSSVADLANIEVGSSYGAGSITAALFLREFTGKRPWAHLDIAGVGRSSADEGVFSKGATGYGVRLLLEWLSSR is encoded by the coding sequence ATGCCCATATCGCCCTATTCACTACTGCCTCGCACTCCTTACGGGCAGGGTCTGTCCGCCGGAGCGGTCTCCCGAGAGGGCGGGGGCGCCGAGAGCCCCGCCGCCGAGGACGCCCGGCTGCTCGCGGTCCCCTTCGGGGCCGACCTCGCGCCCGAGGTGGAGCTACCGCTGCCCGCCGCCGCGCTGCTGGCCCACTACGAGGCCAAGGGGGAGGCCGGGGAGATCGTCGACGTCCCCGTCGCCAACGGCGACGCCGTCGGCCGGGTGCTGCTCTACGGGGTGGGGGACGGCTCGGCCACCGCCCTGCGCAAGGCCGGCGCGGCGGTGGCCAGGCGGGGCAAGGGCAAGGACGCGATCAGGGTCGTGCTGCCGGAGGGGCCGGTGGCCGCGTTCGTGGAGGGCGCGCTGCTGGCCACCTACACCTTCCGGATCGGCGAGGCGAAGTCCACGCCGGTGGCGCTGGTCGAATTCGTCGGCGACGGAGCCGAGGCCGAGATCGCCAGGGGAGAGGTGGTCGCCAGGGCCGTCGCGCTCGCCAGGGACCTGGCCAACATGCCCTCCTCGGTGAAGACCCCCGCCTGGCTCGCCGAGCGCGCCCTGGAGCAGGGCGTCACCGCGAAGGTGTGGGACGAGCAGGAGCTGCGCTCCGGCGGGTTCGGCGGCATCGTCGCCGTCGGCCAGGGTTCGGTGAGCCCGCCCCGCCTGATCCAGCTCTCTTACGAGCCCGAGGACGCGACCGGGCACGTGGTCCTGGTCGGCAAGGGCATCACCTACGACACCGGCGGCCTGTCGCTCAAGCCGACCGAGGGCATGAAGTTCATGAAGACCGACATGGCCGGTGGCGCGGTCGTGATCGCGGTCCTGGGCGCGCTGGCCTCCCTCGGTGTGCGGGTCAGGGTCACCGGCCTGATCGCCGCCGCCGAGAACTCCTTCTCCGGCACGGCCCAGCGCCCCTCGGACGTGATCACCCAGTACGGCGGGCGGACCGTCGAGGTGCTCAACACCGACGCCGAGGGCCGCCTGGTGATGGCCGACGCGCTGGCCTACGCCGACGCCGAGCTCGACCCGGACGTCATGGTGGACATCGCCACGCTGACCGGGGCGATCGCCATCGCCCTCGGCAAGGACCTGGGCGCCGTCTTCGCCTCCGACGACGATCTGGCCGCCGAGCTGACCGCGGCGGGCGAGAGCACCGGCGAGCGGCTCTGGCGGATGCCGCTGATCGACGACTACGTCCCCGCCCTCGACTCCAGCGTGGCCGACCTGGCCAACATCGAGGTCGGATCGTCCTACGGCGCGGGCTCCATCACCGCGGCGCTGTTCCTGCGCGAGTTCACCGGCAAGCGGCCGTGGGCGCACCTGGACATCGCCGGGGTCGGCCGCAGCAGCGCGGACGAGGGCGTCTTCAGCAAGGGCGCCACCGGCTATGGCGTGCGCCTGCTGCTGGAGTGGCTCTCTAGTCGGTGA
- a CDS encoding O-methyltransferase, translating into MAETPTSPLEATLAYAEEFHTEDEILLTARQRGAEVGAPPILPGGGAALCFLATAVNARAVVEIGTGCGVSGLWLLRGMRQDGTLTSVDVEPEHQRLARQSFAQAGFSGGRIRLITGRALDVLPRLSDGGYDLVFCDAAKHEYGDYLAEAVRLLRPGGIVVFDGTLWHNRVADPARRDPDTVAVRELGKLVRADERLRPLMIPLGDGILAAVKLTD; encoded by the coding sequence ATGGCAGAGACGCCGACAAGTCCGTTGGAGGCCACTCTGGCCTATGCCGAAGAGTTCCACACGGAGGACGAGATTCTGCTCACCGCGCGTCAGCGCGGCGCGGAGGTGGGAGCGCCCCCGATCCTGCCCGGCGGCGGCGCCGCCCTCTGCTTCCTGGCCACCGCCGTCAACGCCCGCGCGGTCGTGGAGATCGGCACCGGCTGCGGCGTGTCCGGCCTGTGGCTGCTCCGTGGCATGCGCCAGGACGGCACGCTCACCAGCGTGGACGTGGAGCCGGAGCACCAGCGCCTGGCCCGGCAGAGCTTCGCCCAGGCGGGTTTCTCCGGCGGCCGGATCAGGCTGATCACCGGCCGCGCCCTGGACGTCCTGCCCCGCCTGTCCGACGGCGGCTACGACCTGGTCTTCTGTGACGCCGCCAAGCATGAGTACGGCGACTACCTGGCCGAGGCCGTCCGCCTGCTGCGCCCCGGCGGCATCGTGGTCTTCGACGGCACCCTGTGGCACAACAGGGTCGCCGACCCCGCCCGGCGCGACCCGGACACCGTCGCCGTACGGGAGCTGGGCAAGCTGGTCCGGGCCGACGAACGGCTCCGCCCGCTGATGATCCCCCTCGGCGACGGCATCCTGGCCGCCGTCAAACTCACCGACTAG
- the sigE gene encoding RNA polymerase sigma factor SigE, producing MAIAVVPERGVLVEDSDHQTDAPMSDWTPPTWEEVVRNHSARVYRLAYRLTGNVHDAEDLTQEVFVRVFRSLSNYTPGTFEGWLHRITTNLFLDMARRKQRIRFEGLADDAAERLRGREPSPAQAYDDTHLEPDIQAALDALAPEFRAAVVLCDIEGLSYEEIAATLGVKLGTVRSRIHRGRAQLREALEHRAPRGDQFPPTATRGEGFA from the coding sequence ATGGCGATAGCGGTGGTCCCGGAGAGAGGAGTGCTGGTGGAGGATTCCGACCACCAGACGGATGCTCCCATGTCTGACTGGACGCCTCCCACCTGGGAGGAGGTGGTCAGGAATCACTCGGCACGCGTATACCGGCTGGCCTACCGGCTGACCGGCAACGTGCACGACGCCGAGGACCTCACCCAGGAGGTGTTCGTCCGGGTCTTCAGGTCCCTGTCGAACTACACGCCAGGCACCTTCGAGGGCTGGCTGCACCGCATCACCACCAACTTGTTCCTTGACATGGCGCGGCGCAAGCAGCGCATCAGGTTCGAGGGGCTCGCCGACGACGCGGCCGAGCGGCTGCGCGGGCGCGAGCCGTCCCCCGCCCAGGCGTACGACGACACCCATCTGGAGCCGGACATCCAGGCGGCACTCGACGCGCTCGCGCCCGAGTTCCGCGCGGCCGTTGTCCTGTGTGACATCGAGGGGCTGTCCTACGAGGAGATCGCCGCCACGCTGGGCGTGAAGCTCGGCACGGTCCGCAGCCGCATCCACCGCGGCCGGGCGCAGTTGCGCGAGGCGCTGGAGCACCGCGCGCCCCGCGGCGACCAGTTCCCCCCGACCGCCACCCGCGGGGAGGGATTCGCATGA
- a CDS encoding anti-sigma factor family protein: MSHLGERVSALVDGELNHHERDRALSHLTFCADCRAEVESVRALKSRLRSLDGPAMPADLTMSLLRMAEPGGPLPPRERPFPTSRTFGGAPIPSMHSIAPPDNRPRGRAGGPRRARRAGYVAVGVASAAVAIGTLFVVGGSEPGPRVVPPVDMFANQHRNTAPYGGSATPTFSPTP, from the coding sequence ATGAGTCATCTTGGAGAGCGTGTTTCCGCACTGGTCGACGGTGAGCTCAATCACCATGAGCGCGACCGTGCCCTGTCACATCTGACCTTCTGCGCGGACTGCCGGGCCGAGGTCGAGTCCGTGCGGGCGTTGAAGAGCCGGTTGCGATCTCTGGACGGGCCGGCGATGCCCGCCGACCTGACGATGTCGTTGCTGCGGATGGCCGAGCCCGGCGGCCCGTTACCGCCGCGTGAGCGGCCCTTCCCGACCTCGCGGACGTTCGGCGGCGCGCCGATCCCGAGCATGCACAGCATCGCGCCGCCGGACAACCGGCCCCGGGGCCGCGCCGGAGGTCCCCGCCGGGCGAGGCGGGCGGGCTATGTAGCGGTGGGCGTCGCCTCCGCCGCCGTGGCGATCGGCACGCTGTTCGTCGTGGGCGGCTCCGAGCCCGGCCCGCGCGTCGTGCCGCCGGTCGACATGTTCGCCAACCAGCACCGCAACACCGCGCCCTACGGAGGGTCGGCGACGCCGACCTTCTCGCCCACTCCGTGA
- a CDS encoding sigma-E factor regulatory protein RseB domain-containing protein: MIRLPVTVVLAAVMLLGLVMGGPAHAVQPDESDSDDTGLHLLREAAVAGRARGYSGTQYVTAWGRSAAVSSVLEVRNVPGEGLTVHAQPSGLLQRVDPGTPAGGMSTPSETMLEVLARNYRVVAVGEGRVCGRPARLVHAVRADGTVAARYWLDEAGGPVLRRELLDGRGRVVHAGAFVDLTLDPARQVATPALAAGGFDLGRTPALRARGWRFPDLLPGRLELFAAHDASPGYLYLGYSDGLSVVSVFIQPGVLDEERLRGWHARQRNGHTIWIRDSAEQETIWASGGHVYTVFADAPADMVDAAVAALPHEPLPSLWTRLGRGADRLLSWVNPFG; encoded by the coding sequence GTGATCCGGCTGCCCGTCACCGTCGTCCTCGCGGCCGTCATGCTGCTCGGACTGGTGATGGGCGGTCCGGCGCACGCCGTCCAGCCGGACGAGTCCGACAGCGACGACACCGGCCTGCACCTGCTGCGCGAGGCGGCCGTCGCGGGCCGTGCCCGCGGATACTCCGGCACCCAGTACGTCACCGCCTGGGGCCGTTCGGCCGCGGTCTCCTCGGTGCTGGAGGTCCGCAACGTCCCCGGTGAGGGACTGACCGTGCACGCCCAGCCGTCGGGCCTCCTGCAGCGGGTGGACCCCGGCACCCCCGCCGGCGGCATGTCCACCCCCTCCGAGACCATGCTGGAGGTGCTGGCCCGCAACTACCGGGTCGTGGCCGTGGGCGAGGGGCGCGTCTGCGGCCGGCCGGCCCGCCTCGTCCACGCCGTGCGGGCCGACGGCACGGTCGCCGCCCGCTACTGGCTCGACGAGGCCGGGGGGCCGGTGCTGCGCCGGGAGCTCCTCGACGGCCGCGGCAGGGTCGTCCACGCCGGCGCCTTCGTCGACCTGACCCTCGATCCGGCGCGGCAGGTCGCCACCCCCGCGCTCGCCGCCGGGGGGTTCGATCTCGGGCGGACACCCGCCCTGCGCGCCCGGGGCTGGCGTTTCCCCGACCTCCTGCCCGGCCGTCTGGAGCTGTTCGCCGCCCACGACGCCTCTCCTGGATACTTGTATCTGGGATATTCGGATGGCTTGTCAGTCGTGTCGGTCTTCATCCAGCCTGGGGTGCTTGATGAAGAACGGCTCCGCGGGTGGCATGCTCGACAGCGCAACGGGCATACGATCTGGATCCGGGACTCAGCCGAGCAGGAGACGATCTGGGCGAGTGGGGGTCATGTCTACACCGTCTTCGCGGACGCTCCGGCCGACATGGTCGACGCCGCCGTCGCGGCGCTGCCGCACGAGCCCCTGCCCAGCCTGTGGACACGGCTCGGCCGGGGCGCCGACCGTCTCCTGTCCTGGGTCAACCCCTTCGGGTAA
- a CDS encoding S1C family serine protease, producing the protein MTDESRTHEAHGAEGRTPSDFTDDRGHAPEPSRPDFLPAGEAAPSYDGQPRDDGWSQLGEQPGQGRWGQGGQQGGTGLPGPDDRGERPGQGGWGDPSGRVRQDTAVFAVPGSPPPPPSQAFGMGPGWAPPPGPFAGVAVPARRGPRTSTLVVLAVVIALLASTLGSVGTYLLTRPSVSGRDPSFTLGKAPTGTNSRPPDSIAGVAAKVLPSVVSLAVDGGTSASTGSGFLIKGGYVVTNNHVVAAAAPGGEIQIQFNNRKSTAARIIGRDPESDLAVVKPEETFGAPEISLGNSDNVVVGDPVVAIGSPLGLVGTVTSGIVSSLNRPVQAGEENSSDTTWLSAIQTDAAINPGNSGGPLVNANGEVIGVNSAIATLGRSAGGQSGSIGLGFAIPVNHARRIAEELVTTGVAKKSRIGITIDQTYQGAGVRIDSEVRQGTRPIEPDGPADKAGLKPGDVILEVNGTVVQDSTELIALIRNKAPGEKLAIKFQRGGQEKTATVVVGAAAAQPTPQPS; encoded by the coding sequence ATGACCGACGAGAGCCGTACCCACGAGGCGCACGGTGCTGAGGGGCGTACGCCGTCGGATTTCACCGACGACAGAGGCCATGCCCCGGAGCCCTCCCGCCCGGACTTCCTGCCCGCCGGCGAGGCGGCCCCCTCATACGACGGGCAGCCCCGCGACGACGGCTGGAGCCAGTTGGGTGAGCAGCCGGGCCAGGGCAGGTGGGGCCAGGGCGGGCAGCAGGGCGGCACCGGGCTGCCCGGGCCCGACGACCGGGGCGAGCGGCCCGGCCAGGGCGGCTGGGGCGACCCGTCGGGCCGGGTGCGCCAGGACACGGCGGTCTTCGCCGTGCCGGGGAGCCCGCCTCCCCCGCCCTCCCAGGCGTTCGGCATGGGCCCCGGCTGGGCGCCGCCTCCCGGCCCCTTCGCGGGCGTGGCGGTCCCCGCCCGGCGCGGGCCGCGCACCAGCACGCTGGTCGTCCTCGCCGTGGTGATCGCGCTGCTGGCCTCGACGTTGGGCAGCGTCGGCACCTACCTGCTCACCCGGCCCTCCGTCTCGGGCCGCGACCCCTCCTTCACCCTGGGCAAGGCGCCGACCGGCACCAACTCCCGGCCCCCGGACTCGATCGCCGGGGTGGCCGCCAAGGTGCTGCCCAGCGTGGTCTCCCTGGCCGTCGACGGCGGCACCAGCGCGAGCACCGGCTCCGGCTTCCTGATCAAGGGAGGCTACGTGGTGACGAACAACCACGTGGTCGCCGCGGCCGCGCCGGGCGGTGAGATCCAGATCCAGTTCAACAACCGCAAGTCCACCGCCGCCCGCATCATCGGCCGTGACCCCGAGTCCGACCTCGCGGTGGTCAAGCCCGAGGAGACCTTCGGCGCCCCGGAGATCAGCCTCGGCAACTCCGACAACGTGGTCGTCGGCGACCCGGTGGTGGCCATCGGCTCCCCGCTGGGCCTGGTCGGCACCGTCACCTCCGGCATCGTCAGCTCGCTCAACCGCCCGGTCCAGGCGGGGGAGGAGAACAGCTCCGACACCACCTGGCTCAGCGCCATCCAGACCGACGCCGCCATCAACCCCGGCAACTCCGGCGGTCCGTTGGTCAACGCCAACGGCGAGGTCATCGGGGTCAACTCGGCGATCGCCACCCTCGGCAGATCGGCCGGCGGCCAGAGCGGCAGCATCGGCCTCGGCTTCGCCATCCCGGTCAACCACGCGCGCCGCATCGCCGAGGAGCTGGTCACTACCGGCGTCGCCAAGAAGTCGCGCATCGGCATCACCATCGACCAGACCTACCAGGGCGCCGGGGTCCGCATCGACAGCGAGGTCAGGCAGGGCACCCGCCCGATCGAGCCGGACGGCCCCGCCGACAAGGCGGGTCTCAAGCCCGGTGACGTCATCCTGGAGGTCAACGGCACGGTGGTGCAGGACAGCACCGAACTGATCGCGCTGATCCGGAACAAGGCGCCCGGCGAGAAGCTGGCGATCAAGTTCCAGCGCGGTGGCCAGGAGAAGACGGCCACTGTGGTCGTCGGCGCGGCGGCCGCCCAGCCCACGCCCCAGCCCTCCTGA
- a CDS encoding sec-independent translocase has translation MFGLGWPEIVALVVIALLVFGPEKLPQAAAQAGKTLRNLRQMANNAKSDLQAGLGPEFADFDPADLNPKNFVRKHLTGDLEDDWNRPAAAAAATAPAYTDSYAAEAAGELGYGELPPYDSEAT, from the coding sequence GTGTTCGGACTCGGCTGGCCTGAGATCGTGGCGCTGGTGGTCATCGCCCTTCTCGTCTTCGGCCCGGAGAAGCTGCCCCAGGCCGCCGCCCAGGCGGGCAAGACGCTGCGCAACCTCCGTCAGATGGCCAACAACGCCAAGAGCGACCTGCAGGCCGGGCTGGGCCCGGAGTTCGCCGACTTCGACCCGGCCGACCTCAACCCGAAGAACTTCGTCCGCAAGCACCTCACCGGTGACCTGGAGGACGACTGGAACCGCCCCGCGGCCGCCGCGGCGGCCACGGCCCCGGCCTACACCGACTCCTACGCGGCCGAGGCGGCCGGTGAGCTCGGCTACGGCGAGCTCCCGCCGTACGACTCGGAGGCCACCTGA